One region of Yersinia bercovieri ATCC 43970 genomic DNA includes:
- a CDS encoding DNA topoisomerase III — translation MRLFIAEKPSLARAIADILPKPHRRGDGFIACGNDQMVTWCVGHLLEQAQPDAYDSRYARWSLADLPIIPEKWRLQPRPSVSKQLNVIKELLRQADEVVHAGDPDREGQLLVDEVLDYLDLVAEKRQNVRRCLINDLNPQAVERAVERLRYNREFIPLCVSALARARADWLYGINMTRAYTILGRNAGYDGVLSVGRVQTPVLGLVVRRDEEIEDFIPKDFFEVKAHIVTPADERFIAQWQPSDSCESYQDDEGRLLHRPLAEHVVNRITGQPALVTSYNDKRESETAPLPFSLSTLQIEAAKRFGLSAQQVLDICQRLYETHKLITYPRSDCRYLPEEHFAGRHSVLNAISIHQADLLPLEVMESDRRNRCWDDKKVDAHHAIIPTARASKVNLTSDEGRVYRLVAQQYLMQFCPDAQFRKCVIELDIAGGKFVAKARFLAEAGWRTLLGSKERDEENEGAPLPVVAKGAELLCERGEVVERQTQPPRPFTDASLLSAMTGIARFVQDKELKKVLRATDGLGTEATRAGIIELLFKRTFLFKKGRYIHASPAGRALIHALPDIAARPDMTAHWESTLTQISEKNCRYQDFMQPLVATLQDLISQAKQNQSRSSQVFRGLPAAPAGAIKKRKKTSTKAKENKS, via the coding sequence ATGCGACTTTTTATTGCCGAAAAACCGAGCCTGGCGCGGGCGATTGCCGATATCTTGCCAAAGCCGCATCGTCGGGGTGATGGATTCATTGCCTGTGGTAATGATCAAATGGTGACCTGGTGTGTGGGTCACTTGCTGGAACAGGCCCAACCGGATGCTTACGATAGCCGCTATGCCCGTTGGTCACTGGCTGATTTACCGATCATTCCTGAAAAATGGCGACTACAGCCACGGCCGTCAGTCAGTAAACAGTTGAATGTTATCAAAGAGCTATTGCGGCAGGCTGATGAGGTCGTGCACGCGGGTGACCCTGATCGCGAAGGGCAGCTTTTAGTTGATGAAGTCCTCGATTACCTCGATTTGGTTGCCGAGAAGCGGCAAAATGTGCGCCGTTGCCTGATTAACGATTTAAACCCGCAGGCGGTTGAACGTGCGGTGGAGCGCCTACGTTATAACCGGGAATTTATTCCGCTGTGTGTCTCCGCCCTGGCACGGGCTAGAGCTGACTGGCTCTACGGCATCAATATGACTCGAGCTTATACTATTCTTGGGCGCAATGCGGGTTATGACGGTGTTTTGTCCGTCGGCCGCGTGCAAACACCGGTATTGGGGCTGGTGGTGCGTCGTGATGAAGAGATTGAAGATTTCATCCCCAAAGACTTTTTTGAGGTCAAAGCCCATATCGTCACCCCTGCTGATGAGCGCTTTATTGCACAGTGGCAGCCGAGTGACTCCTGCGAATCCTATCAGGATGATGAGGGGCGGTTGTTACATCGCCCACTGGCAGAGCACGTTGTGAATCGCATCACCGGCCAGCCCGCATTGGTCACCTCCTATAATGATAAACGGGAATCAGAAACCGCCCCGTTGCCATTTTCACTCTCGACCTTGCAGATTGAAGCCGCCAAGCGCTTTGGCTTGAGCGCGCAACAAGTGCTGGATATTTGTCAGCGACTGTATGAAACGCACAAATTGATTACGTATCCCCGCTCAGATTGCCGATACCTACCTGAGGAGCATTTCGCTGGGCGTCATTCGGTGCTTAATGCCATTAGCATTCATCAGGCAGATCTATTGCCGTTGGAGGTGATGGAGAGTGACCGTCGTAATCGTTGCTGGGATGATAAAAAAGTTGATGCGCACCACGCCATTATCCCGACTGCGCGGGCGAGTAAAGTGAACCTGACCAGCGACGAGGGCAGAGTCTATCGACTGGTGGCACAACAATATCTGATGCAGTTCTGCCCTGATGCACAGTTTAGAAAGTGTGTCATTGAGCTGGATATTGCCGGTGGGAAATTTGTCGCTAAAGCCCGTTTTTTGGCCGAGGCTGGCTGGCGTACTCTGCTCGGCAGTAAAGAGCGTGATGAGGAAAACGAAGGCGCACCGTTACCTGTAGTGGCGAAAGGCGCAGAATTACTGTGTGAGCGTGGTGAAGTTGTTGAGCGGCAAACCCAGCCACCGCGGCCATTTACCGATGCTAGCTTACTCTCTGCCATGACGGGTATCGCCCGTTTTGTGCAGGATAAAGAGCTGAAAAAAGTGCTACGGGCAACTGACGGTTTGGGGACGGAGGCGACACGCGCCGGGATTATTGAGCTACTTTTCAAACGGACTTTTTTGTTTAAGAAAGGCCGCTATATCCATGCCAGCCCAGCGGGAAGGGCGCTGATCCACGCACTGCCGGATATTGCCGCGCGTCCAGATATGACGGCGCATTGGGAATCAACGTTGACACAAATTAGTGAAAAAAACTGCCGTTATCAGGATTTTATGCAACCACTGGTGGCGACATTGCAAGATTTAATCAGTCAGGCAAAACAGAATCAAAGTCGATCATCTCAGGTGTTCCGTGGGTTGCCAGCCGCACCCGCTGGTGCGATAAAAAAACGTAAGAAAACATCGACCAAGGCCAAGGAGAATAAGTCATGA
- a CDS encoding YchJ family protein → MSEQCPCGSTIEYQKCCEPYILGTQIVAKPAILMRSRYSAYVKKDVDYLIKTWHPDCGAQDWRAGIIQSFTQTSWCGLTVIAEMAGSHDDEAFVEFIAHFTDENRVQVSAMHERSRFLRIKEHWYYIDGVRPSVGRNDQCPCGSGKKYKKCCGLSQ, encoded by the coding sequence TTGTCAGAACAGTGTCCGTGCGGTAGTACCATTGAATATCAAAAATGCTGTGAACCTTATATCTTGGGTACTCAGATTGTGGCTAAGCCTGCAATATTGATGCGCTCCCGTTATAGTGCCTATGTCAAAAAGGATGTGGATTACCTGATTAAAACCTGGCATCCAGATTGCGGCGCACAGGATTGGCGGGCGGGGATAATTCAAAGCTTTACCCAAACTTCATGGTGCGGGTTAACCGTCATCGCCGAAATGGCGGGTAGCCATGATGATGAAGCTTTTGTCGAGTTTATTGCCCATTTTACTGATGAAAATAGGGTACAGGTAAGCGCGATGCATGAACGTTCTCGCTTCCTTCGAATAAAAGAACACTGGTACTATATCGACGGAGTACGACCTTCCGTGGGTAGAAATGATCAATGCCCTTGCGGTTCAGGGAAAAAATATAAGAAGTGCTGCGGACTTTCACAATAA
- the rssB gene encoding two-component system response regulator RssB codes for MEKPLVGKNILVVEDETVFRTVIAEFLSSLGAVVHQAANGLEALEQLKIESPDLILCDLAMPQMGGIEFVERLLIQGVKIPVLVISATDKMTDIAKVLRLGVKDVLLKPIVDLNRLREVVLACLYPALFTSHAIEETELIQDWEALRKNPHDAAQLLKQLQPPAQQTIAHCRINYRQLTMVEQPGLVLDIAALSDKDLAFYCLDVTRAGDNGVLAALLLRVLFNGILQEHLAHQQQRLPQMSSLLKQVNQLLRRTHLDGQFPLLVGYYHVEYQNLILVSAGLHANVSAGKNQVQLSNGVPLGTLKTAHLNQISQRCDAWQCQVWGGGSRLRLMLSADE; via the coding sequence ATGGAAAAACCACTAGTAGGTAAAAATATTTTAGTTGTCGAGGATGAAACAGTCTTTCGTACTGTCATCGCAGAATTCCTTAGCTCACTTGGCGCTGTGGTTCATCAGGCGGCAAACGGACTGGAGGCGTTAGAACAGCTTAAAATCGAGTCTCCAGACTTGATACTTTGTGATCTCGCTATGCCCCAAATGGGGGGGATTGAGTTTGTTGAACGCTTACTCATTCAAGGGGTTAAAATCCCGGTTCTCGTTATATCAGCTACCGATAAAATGACGGATATCGCAAAAGTCTTACGCCTCGGGGTAAAAGACGTCTTATTGAAGCCGATAGTTGATCTGAATCGCTTGCGTGAGGTGGTGTTAGCCTGTCTTTATCCTGCGCTATTTACCTCACATGCCATTGAAGAGACAGAACTTATTCAAGACTGGGAAGCACTACGCAAAAATCCTCATGATGCTGCTCAGTTATTAAAACAATTACAACCACCAGCACAGCAGACTATTGCGCATTGTCGAATAAATTATCGGCAATTAACCATGGTTGAACAACCGGGACTTGTACTTGATATCGCCGCATTATCAGATAAAGATTTGGCTTTTTATTGTCTGGATGTTACCCGTGCGGGAGATAACGGTGTTTTAGCGGCACTACTACTGCGCGTACTATTTAACGGGATCTTACAAGAGCATTTGGCACATCAACAACAGCGTTTGCCGCAAATGTCATCTCTACTCAAACAGGTTAATCAACTATTAAGGCGTACCCATCTGGATGGGCAATTTCCCTTGCTCGTTGGCTATTATCATGTGGAGTATCAGAATTTAATTTTGGTCTCGGCGGGTTTACATGCCAATGTTAGCGCAGGGAAAAACCAGGTTCAACTCAGTAATGGGGTGCCATTAGGTACGTTAAAAACGGCTCACTTAAATCAAATTAGTCAGCGTTGTGACGCGTGGCAATGTCAAGTTTGGGGCGGCGGGAGTCGTTTAAGGTTGATGCTTTCAGCCGATGAGTAA
- the purU gene encoding formyltetrahydrofolate deformylase produces the protein MPHQNVQKKVLRTICPDAKGLIAKITNICYKHQLNIVQNNEFVDHLTGRFFMRTELEGIFNDTTLLADLDDALPEGTNRELHAAGRRRIVIMVTKEAHCLGDLLMKSTYGGLDVEIAAVIGNHDALQVLVERFDIPFHLISHEGLTRDQHDQRLIEQIEQYQPDYVVLAKYMRVLTPAFVQRFPYQIINIHHSFLPAFIGARPYHQAYERGVKIIGATAHYVNDSLDEGPIIMQDVIHVDHSYTAEDMMRAGRDVEKNVLSRALYRVLAQRVFVYGNRTVIL, from the coding sequence ATGCCACACCAGAATGTACAGAAGAAAGTGTTACGCACAATTTGCCCTGACGCCAAAGGCTTAATCGCAAAAATCACCAATATTTGTTATAAACATCAGTTGAATATTGTACAGAATAACGAATTCGTTGATCATTTGACGGGGCGTTTCTTCATGCGTACAGAGCTAGAGGGTATTTTTAACGATACCACTCTGCTGGCAGATTTGGACGATGCCTTACCTGAAGGCACTAACCGTGAATTGCACGCCGCCGGGCGACGTCGGATTGTTATTATGGTAACCAAAGAGGCACATTGCCTCGGCGACTTATTAATGAAGAGCACCTATGGTGGTCTGGATGTCGAAATTGCGGCGGTGATCGGCAACCATGATGCACTACAGGTTCTGGTAGAACGCTTTGATATTCCTTTCCATCTGATAAGCCATGAAGGTTTGACTCGAGATCAACATGATCAACGCTTAATTGAGCAAATTGAGCAGTACCAACCAGACTATGTTGTCTTAGCTAAATATATGCGTGTTCTGACGCCTGCCTTTGTTCAACGCTTCCCTTACCAGATTATTAATATTCACCACTCATTCTTGCCCGCATTTATCGGCGCTCGCCCATACCATCAAGCATATGAGCGCGGTGTGAAAATCATTGGTGCTACTGCCCACTATGTCAACGATAGCTTGGATGAAGGCCCAATCATCATGCAGGATGTCATTCATGTTGACCACTCATATACCGCTGAAGATATGATGCGTGCTGGGCGCGATGTTGAAAAGAATGTTCTTAGCCGCGCCCTATATCGTGTTCTAGCACAACGTGTTTTTGTTTACGGTAACCGCACCGTTATTCTGTAA
- the xthA gene encoding exodeoxyribonuclease III, with amino-acid sequence MKFVSFNINGLRARPHQLAAIIEQHQPDVIGLQETKVHDDMFPLEDVSQHGYHVFYHGQKGHYGVALLTKEKPLAVRRGFPTDEEDAQRRIIMADIATPQGPLTVINGYFPQGESRDHPIKFPAKERFYADLQQYLEQQHSADSQLLIMGDINISPTDLDIGIGEENRKRWLRTGKCSFLPEERAWLAQLQNWGLVDTFRAANPECNDQFSWFDYRSRGFDENRGLRIDLLLASHPLAARCIATGIDYEIRGMEKPSDHAPVWSEFAL; translated from the coding sequence ATGAAGTTTGTCTCTTTTAACATCAATGGGCTACGTGCTAGACCACATCAACTCGCCGCAATAATTGAGCAGCATCAGCCGGATGTTATCGGCCTGCAGGAAACAAAAGTTCACGATGATATGTTTCCTCTTGAAGATGTCAGCCAGCACGGTTATCACGTTTTTTATCATGGGCAAAAAGGTCATTATGGTGTCGCACTATTAACCAAGGAAAAACCCTTGGCTGTGCGTCGTGGCTTCCCTACAGATGAAGAAGATGCTCAGCGCCGTATTATTATGGCTGACATTGCTACACCACAAGGCCCTTTAACCGTCATTAATGGTTATTTCCCTCAAGGGGAAAGTCGCGATCATCCAATAAAGTTTCCAGCAAAAGAGCGTTTCTACGCGGATTTACAGCAATATCTGGAACAACAGCATTCAGCCGACTCTCAGCTGCTGATTATGGGTGATATCAATATTAGCCCGACGGATCTGGATATTGGTATTGGTGAAGAGAATCGTAAGCGCTGGCTACGTACCGGTAAATGTTCATTCCTGCCGGAAGAGCGTGCGTGGTTGGCGCAGTTACAAAATTGGGGGTTGGTTGATACATTCCGTGCCGCTAACCCAGAATGTAATGATCAGTTTTCGTGGTTTGATTACCGCTCGCGGGGCTTTGATGAAAATAGAGGTCTGCGTATTGATCTGTTACTGGCAAGTCATCCATTAGCTGCCCGCTGTATCGCCACAGGAATTGATTACGAGATCCGTGGAATGGAGAAGCCATCAGATCACGCCCCTGTCTGGTCTGAATTTGCACTCTAA
- a CDS encoding UDP-glucose dehydrogenase family protein, with translation MKVTVFGIGYVGLVQAAVLAEVGHDVLCIDVDAKKVADLQKGRISIFEPGLAPLVKENYEEGRLRFSTDAEAGVAHSCIQFIAVGTPPDEDGAADLKYVLEVASTIAKYMDSPKVIIDKSTVPVGTADKVQQRIKAVLQQRGLEIAFNVVSNPEFLKEGAAVADCKRPERIVIGIDTNDNGVIDLISELYEPFNRNHDRLLIMDVRSAELTKYAANGMLATKISFMNEIANIAERVGADVEKVRQGIGSDSRIGYHFIYSGCGYGGSCFPKDIQALIRTAESCDYQPQLLRAVEQINNEQKYKLTDFIQHHFDSQLAGKTFALWGLAFKPNTDDMREAPSRVLMEALWQAGAIIQAYDPEAMDEAQRIYGARDDLKLMGTKESALQGADALIICTEWQNFRAPDFDVVKSRLKQPVIFDGRNLYDPDRLNSRGFTYYGIGRGLSINRVK, from the coding sequence ATGAAAGTAACGGTTTTTGGTATTGGCTATGTAGGACTCGTCCAGGCCGCAGTACTTGCTGAAGTTGGCCATGATGTTCTCTGCATCGATGTCGATGCAAAAAAGGTTGCTGACCTACAAAAAGGCCGTATCTCTATTTTTGAACCCGGTCTGGCACCTTTGGTAAAAGAAAATTATGAGGAGGGCAGACTTCGATTCTCAACAGATGCAGAAGCCGGTGTTGCACATAGCTGTATTCAATTTATTGCCGTGGGTACTCCCCCTGATGAGGATGGGGCCGCTGACCTTAAATATGTACTGGAAGTTGCTAGCACCATTGCTAAATATATGGATAGCCCTAAAGTCATCATTGATAAATCTACAGTCCCTGTGGGTACTGCGGATAAGGTGCAACAAAGGATAAAAGCTGTTCTACAGCAGCGGGGCCTGGAAATAGCCTTCAATGTGGTTTCAAACCCTGAGTTTTTAAAAGAAGGGGCTGCTGTTGCAGACTGCAAACGACCTGAGCGTATCGTTATTGGTATTGATACGAATGATAATGGTGTGATTGATTTAATTAGCGAGTTATACGAGCCATTCAACCGCAATCATGACCGATTGCTAATTATGGATGTGCGCAGCGCGGAACTGACCAAATATGCAGCAAATGGTATGCTGGCAACAAAAATCAGTTTTATGAATGAGATCGCTAATATAGCGGAGCGAGTTGGTGCTGATGTCGAAAAAGTACGGCAAGGTATTGGGTCTGATTCACGCATTGGCTACCATTTCATTTATTCGGGTTGTGGCTATGGTGGTTCCTGCTTCCCAAAAGATATCCAGGCATTAATTCGGACAGCAGAAAGTTGCGATTATCAGCCCCAGTTATTGCGGGCTGTGGAGCAAATCAATAACGAACAAAAGTATAAACTGACAGATTTTATTCAGCATCATTTTGATTCACAACTTGCCGGTAAAACCTTTGCTCTTTGGGGATTGGCATTCAAACCCAATACAGATGATATGCGTGAGGCTCCAAGTCGGGTTTTAATGGAGGCACTATGGCAGGCCGGGGCGATTATTCAAGCTTATGACCCAGAAGCAATGGATGAAGCTCAGCGCATTTATGGTGCAAGAGATGACCTAAAATTAATGGGTACAAAAGAGTCGGCACTACAGGGAGCTGATGCTTTGATTATTTGCACGGAGTGGCAGAATTTTAGAGCGCCTGATTTTGACGTGGTCAAGTCTCGATTAAAACAACCAGTTATTTTCGATGGGCGTAATTTGTACGATCCAGATCGCTTAAATAGCCGAGGGTTTACTTATTATGGCATCGGTCGTGGTTTGTCGATTAATCGCGTGAAATAA
- a CDS encoding thymidine kinase, with amino-acid sequence MAQLYFYYSAMNAGKSTALLQSSYNYQERGMRTLVFTAEIDSRFGVGTVSSRIGLSSQALLYNNDTSLLSIITTAHQENSVHCILLDECQFLTKEQVQELCQVVDELHIPVLCYGLRTDFLGELFPGSKYLLSWADKLVELKTICHCGRKANMVLRLDEQGRAVHDGEQVVIGGNESYVSVCRRHYKEAIKAACL; translated from the coding sequence ATGGCTCAACTTTATTTCTATTACTCTGCGATGAATGCAGGGAAATCCACCGCGCTGTTGCAGTCTTCTTATAACTACCAAGAGCGGGGTATGCGTACCTTAGTGTTTACGGCGGAGATAGATAGCCGCTTTGGTGTTGGGACCGTCAGTTCTCGTATTGGTCTATCTTCGCAGGCTCTGCTCTATAATAACGACACATCGCTATTATCCATTATCACTACAGCGCATCAGGAAAATTCGGTTCACTGCATTTTACTGGATGAGTGCCAATTTTTGACTAAAGAGCAAGTTCAAGAGTTGTGTCAGGTGGTAGATGAATTGCATATCCCTGTTCTCTGTTACGGCTTGCGCACCGATTTTCTCGGCGAGCTATTTCCCGGTAGCAAATATTTGTTGTCGTGGGCTGACAAATTAGTTGAGTTAAAAACGATTTGTCACTGTGGCCGCAAAGCAAACATGGTATTGCGCCTGGATGAGCAGGGAAGAGCGGTACATGATGGCGAACAGGTTGTTATTGGCGGCAATGAGAGCTATGTCTCGGTCTGCCGACGTCACTATAAAGAAGCGATTAAAGCTGCTTGCCTTTAA
- the rssA gene encoding patatin-like phospholipase RssA → MREIKVGLALGAGAAKGWAHIGVINVLKEMGVKVDVVAGCSVGSLVGAAYASDHLNEMERWVRSFNYWDVIRLMDLSWRRGGLLRGERVFNAVNSIIEVQEIAECQLPFGSVVTNLTTGRELWFTEGDIKQAIRASCSMPGLFSPVWFDGYWLVDGAVVNPVPVSLARAMGADVVIAVDLQHDAHLVQQDLFSSQTSLENRPSDMSENWHRRLKARIANISLSVTNRVPSALEIMSTSIQVLENRLKRNRMAGDPPDVLIQPYCPQISMLDFHRADEAITAGKLATEKRFEQLRHLIR, encoded by the coding sequence ATGAGAGAAATCAAGGTTGGACTGGCACTGGGAGCTGGCGCTGCAAAAGGGTGGGCACATATTGGTGTTATAAACGTGCTGAAAGAGATGGGCGTAAAAGTTGATGTTGTCGCGGGTTGTTCGGTTGGCTCGCTGGTTGGCGCAGCTTATGCCAGCGATCACTTGAATGAGATGGAGCGCTGGGTTCGTTCATTTAACTACTGGGATGTGATCCGCTTAATGGATTTGTCCTGGCGCCGTGGCGGATTGTTGCGCGGAGAGCGGGTTTTTAACGCGGTAAATAGCATAATAGAAGTGCAGGAGATAGCCGAGTGTCAGTTGCCTTTTGGTTCGGTGGTCACCAATTTAACCACAGGCCGCGAATTATGGTTTACAGAAGGGGATATTAAGCAGGCTATCAGGGCGTCATGCAGTATGCCTGGGTTATTTTCCCCTGTTTGGTTCGATGGTTATTGGTTGGTCGATGGTGCTGTCGTTAATCCTGTTCCTGTTTCCCTGGCCAGAGCAATGGGGGCTGATGTCGTTATTGCCGTTGATTTGCAACATGATGCACATCTTGTTCAGCAAGATCTGTTCTCTTCGCAAACCTCCCTTGAAAACAGACCGTCTGATATGTCTGAAAATTGGCATCGACGCCTGAAGGCACGAATAGCCAATATTTCACTCAGTGTGACTAATAGAGTTCCCAGCGCCCTGGAAATAATGTCTACATCAATACAGGTACTGGAGAATAGGTTGAAGCGTAATCGCATGGCAGGCGATCCTCCTGATGTGTTGATCCAGCCTTATTGCCCACAGATATCTATGCTGGATTTCCATCGTGCAGATGAAGCTATTACTGCTGGCAAACTGGCCACTGAGAAGAGATTTGAGCAACTGCGTCATTTAATTAGGTAG
- a CDS encoding pyrimidine (deoxy)nucleoside triphosphate diphosphatase: protein MIDVVAAIIERNGKVLLAQRNSSSDQAGLWEFPGGKVEAGENQPQALIRELAEELNIAATVTRYIATNQWDSGKNIIRLHAWHIENFSGEPILHCHSALVWLLPQQAYHYPLAPADIPLLDAFIAQKR from the coding sequence ATGATCGATGTCGTCGCCGCAATTATTGAACGCAATGGTAAAGTTTTGCTAGCTCAGCGAAACTCATCCAGTGATCAAGCGGGCTTATGGGAGTTTCCCGGTGGAAAAGTTGAGGCTGGTGAAAACCAGCCTCAGGCTTTAATACGAGAGCTTGCCGAAGAGTTAAATATTGCGGCGACAGTGACAAGATATATCGCCACCAATCAGTGGGATTCAGGTAAAAATATTATCCGCTTACACGCCTGGCATATTGAAAACTTCAGTGGTGAACCCATACTGCATTGCCATTCAGCCCTTGTTTGGCTGTTGCCGCAACAGGCTTATCACTATCCTCTGGCACCCGCTGATATTCCGTTATTAGACGCTTTTATTGCTCAAAAACGCTAA
- the hns gene encoding histone-like nucleoid-structuring protein H-NS: MSEALKILNNIRTLRAQARECTLETLEEMLEKLEVVVNERREEDSQVQAEIEERERKLSQYREMLIADGIDPNELLQTMSATKATTKAKRAARPAKYKYVDENGETKTWTGQGRTPAVIKKAIEEEGKSLDDFLL; the protein is encoded by the coding sequence ATGAGCGAAGCGTTAAAGATTCTTAACAACATCCGTACTCTACGTGCACAAGCACGCGAATGCACTCTTGAAACTTTAGAAGAAATGCTGGAGAAACTTGAAGTGGTCGTTAACGAACGCCGCGAAGAAGATTCTCAAGTACAAGCTGAAATTGAAGAACGCGAACGTAAATTGAGCCAATACCGTGAAATGCTTATTGCTGACGGTATTGACCCAAATGAACTGCTGCAAACTATGAGTGCAACTAAAGCTACTACTAAAGCAAAGCGTGCTGCACGCCCAGCTAAATATAAGTATGTAGACGAAAATGGCGAAACGAAAACCTGGACAGGCCAAGGCCGTACTCCAGCAGTGATTAAGAAAGCCATTGAAGAAGAAGGCAAATCATTGGATGATTTCCTGCTGTAA
- a CDS encoding DUF1496 domain-containing protein yields MRTWVVLGCIGFASLISSVAMANRNNVDVVVPLPPEVWNNSSNRNTNNNPCTRCCVYQNQNYSEGAVLRIEGEVLQCVRDASVVGTNPLIWKRLTR; encoded by the coding sequence ATGAGAACATGGGTAGTGCTGGGTTGTATTGGTTTTGCCTCGCTGATCTCCAGTGTGGCAATGGCTAATCGAAACAATGTTGATGTTGTTGTTCCATTACCACCGGAGGTTTGGAATAACTCATCAAATCGCAATACAAACAATAATCCTTGCACCCGCTGCTGTGTTTACCAAAACCAAAATTATTCAGAAGGTGCGGTATTGCGCATCGAAGGTGAGGTTTTGCAATGTGTACGTGACGCCAGTGTGGTTGGCACCAATCCACTGATATGGAAAAGATTAACCCGATAA
- a CDS encoding LysR family transcriptional regulator, with product MFLSRKLEAFMAVVENGSLSKAARVMNRTTPPVAKSIKDFEYIIGKKLFKREKFGMSLTRDGEVLYNDLKDLYQQEKEITKKHLTGHVSNVINIYYDWGKNESLTKLCKVAEKNNIQANVIKFYYENIDDIGDYDGNSLILSSEIIPSDKFMLLNEVPNSGFGIYGRKDVINESQDVLSVLHHNIWLCNPVLYRSNFVKNLEESVKKQHGKVGVRQVDNLLCCLNFIYSGKYICITDSVMDDFDGNSKLDFISLSSFNHESKLYFYKSRSHSSVLNRLIDYIHTLV from the coding sequence ATGTTTCTATCTAGAAAGCTAGAGGCCTTTATGGCAGTAGTTGAAAATGGCTCACTAAGTAAGGCTGCTAGGGTGATGAACAGAACGACACCGCCGGTGGCCAAATCAATAAAGGATTTTGAATATATAATAGGGAAAAAATTATTTAAACGAGAAAAATTTGGTATGAGTCTAACTAGAGATGGTGAGGTTTTATATAACGATCTAAAAGATTTGTATCAGCAAGAAAAAGAGATTACTAAAAAGCACCTGACCGGACATGTCTCCAATGTCATCAATATTTACTACGACTGGGGTAAAAATGAGAGTCTAACAAAGTTATGCAAAGTAGCTGAAAAAAATAACATTCAAGCCAATGTAATTAAATTCTATTATGAAAATATTGATGATATTGGAGATTATGATGGAAACTCACTTATCCTGTCATCAGAAATCATTCCTAGCGATAAATTTATGCTGCTAAATGAAGTACCAAATAGTGGTTTTGGTATTTATGGCCGCAAAGATGTCATTAATGAAAGCCAGGATGTTTTAAGTGTCCTTCATCATAATATTTGGTTATGTAACCCAGTATTATACAGAAGCAATTTCGTCAAAAACCTTGAGGAAAGTGTTAAAAAACAACATGGTAAGGTGGGTGTTAGGCAAGTGGATAATTTGCTCTGCTGCCTGAACTTTATCTATTCAGGTAAGTATATATGCATTACAGATTCAGTTATGGATGACTTTGATGGCAACTCGAAACTGGATTTTATAAGTTTATCGAGTTTTAATCATGAGAGTAAATTATATTTCTATAAGTCACGCTCACATTCAAGTGTATTAAATAGACTAATAGATTACATCCATACCCTAGTCTAG